In the Gallaecimonas pentaromativorans genome, one interval contains:
- a CDS encoding ABC transporter permease, whose amino-acid sequence MPSWPRLKAQIIKEWLSLLRDPRARAILVLPPLLQLCVFAFAATLEVKNANIALYSEDQGAPAVALIGDIRHASFVGTLTRVQNPAELGRLLDNRKVLLAVHIPQDYSRKRLAGQSAPIQVLLDGRRANAAQVALGYLQRIAARQGGSLEPVALRHQFNPNLIYRWFVVPGLAGILAMFISLIVTALSIARERELGTFDQLLVSPTTPMEIIIAKCLPAVLVGFSLGLVMVLAAHWVFAVPFTGQVLWLLASLLVFILSVVGIGLMVSALAATQQQAILGAFALGVPMILMSGFATPVENMPLLLQYLAQAIPLTHFLVIVQGSFLKALAPAVILSHLWPMALAALLSLGGATALVRSRLS is encoded by the coding sequence ATGCCAAGCTGGCCGCGCCTTAAAGCGCAAATCATCAAAGAATGGCTCAGCCTGCTGCGCGACCCCAGGGCCAGGGCCATTTTGGTGCTGCCGCCACTGCTGCAATTGTGCGTCTTTGCCTTTGCCGCCACCCTGGAAGTGAAAAACGCCAACATCGCCCTGTATAGCGAAGACCAAGGCGCCCCGGCGGTGGCACTGATTGGCGATATCCGCCACGCCAGTTTTGTCGGCACCCTCACCCGGGTGCAAAACCCGGCCGAGCTTGGCCGCTTGCTTGATAACCGCAAAGTGCTGCTGGCGGTGCACATTCCCCAGGACTATTCGCGTAAACGCCTGGCCGGCCAAAGCGCCCCCATTCAGGTGCTGCTGGATGGCCGGCGCGCCAACGCCGCCCAGGTGGCCCTGGGATATTTGCAGCGCATTGCGGCGCGCCAGGGCGGTAGCCTGGAGCCGGTGGCCCTTCGCCACCAGTTCAACCCCAACCTCATTTACCGCTGGTTTGTGGTGCCGGGGCTGGCGGGGATACTGGCGATGTTTATCTCCCTTATCGTCACGGCGCTGTCTATCGCCCGGGAGCGGGAGCTGGGCACCTTCGATCAGCTGCTGGTATCCCCCACCACGCCTATGGAGATCATCATCGCCAAATGCCTGCCGGCGGTGCTGGTGGGCTTTAGCCTGGGGCTGGTGATGGTGCTGGCGGCCCACTGGGTCTTTGCCGTGCCCTTTACCGGCCAGGTGCTGTGGCTGCTGGCTTCGCTACTGGTGTTTATCCTGTCGGTGGTGGGGATCGGCCTGATGGTGTCGGCGCTGGCCGCCACCCAGCAACAAGCCATTTTGGGGGCCTTTGCCCTGGGGGTGCCGATGATCTTGATGTCGGGCTTTGCCACCCCGGTAGAGAACATGCCGCTGTTGCTGCAATACCTGGCCCAGGCCATTCCCCTCACCCATTTTCTGGTGATAGTGCAAGGCAGCTTTTTAAAAGCCCTGGCACCTGCGGTTATCTTAAGTCACCTCTGGCCCATGGCTCTGGCTGCCCTATTGAGCCTGGGCGGCGCCACGGCGCTGGTGCGAAGCCGGCTGTCATAA
- a CDS encoding LysR family transcriptional regulator, whose product MPSIKQLKVFASIARHGNLGQAADEVFLSKGAVSQALGELEKRLGTPLFDRVHPRLKLNDQGRALQPLAEEVLSRIQDIEHLFDDGGAPTGTLILGASQTIGNYLLPVLLAKVPGAEARVQINNTFELCEKLAHFELDLALIEGENHHPDLVTQPWLEDEMLVVCAPSHPLAAQTAVSLKALGGNDWVLRENHSGSREQFDRELAPRIGAVGKVLELNALEAVMLAVEQNLGLTFVSKLAVQDRLASGRLCALPVASRYPRQLSLAWHKNKYHSALLRHFIHFCQQQAKG is encoded by the coding sequence ATGCCGAGCATCAAGCAACTCAAGGTTTTTGCCAGCATTGCCCGCCATGGCAACCTGGGCCAGGCCGCCGACGAGGTGTTCCTCAGTAAGGGCGCGGTGTCTCAGGCCCTGGGTGAGTTGGAAAAACGCCTGGGCACCCCGCTCTTTGACCGGGTTCACCCCCGCCTCAAACTCAACGATCAGGGCCGGGCGCTACAGCCACTGGCCGAAGAAGTGCTGAGCCGCATCCAGGATATCGAGCATCTCTTTGACGATGGCGGCGCCCCCACCGGCACCCTTATCCTTGGCGCCAGCCAGACCATCGGCAATTATCTGCTGCCGGTGCTGCTGGCCAAGGTGCCTGGCGCCGAGGCGCGGGTACAGATCAACAACACCTTCGAGCTTTGCGAAAAGCTGGCCCACTTCGAGCTGGACCTTGCCCTTATCGAAGGGGAAAACCACCACCCCGACCTTGTCACCCAGCCCTGGCTGGAAGACGAAATGCTGGTGGTGTGCGCCCCCAGCCACCCCTTGGCCGCCCAAACGGCGGTGAGCCTCAAGGCGCTGGGCGGTAACGACTGGGTACTGCGGGAGAACCACTCGGGCAGCCGCGAGCAGTTTGACCGGGAACTGGCGCCCCGCATCGGCGCTGTGGGCAAGGTGTTGGAGCTAAACGCCCTGGAGGCGGTGATGCTGGCAGTGGAGCAGAACCTGGGACTGACCTTCGTCTCAAAACTGGCGGTGCAAGACCGCCTGGCCAGCGGCCGCCTCTGCGCCTTGCCGGTTGCCAGCCGCTACCCGCGCCAGCTGAGCCTGGCCTGGCACAAAAACAAGTACCACAGCGCCCTGCTGCGCCACTTTATCCATTTTTGCCAGCAGCAGGCTAAAGGCTGA
- a CDS encoding TIGR03571 family LLM class oxidoreductase: MSINTLTQGGFSIGVELPLDNDWTPQGEANRLAAGRKPGEPDMSQHQALVKLADQLGFRAAWVRDVPLYDPAFGDAAQVFEIFSYLGYLAGVTQNILLGTAAVVLPLRQSWLVRKAAASVQALSHNRLLLGVASGDRPAEYPLFGEDFASRGKAFRESVAVLQGERDHQLAPGQAILPKTPQPPLLVAGFAQQSLQWVADNIQGLLAYPGTPSDHKRRVAQWRQLAGSKPYVSFIHLDLLADKNAPLKRHHFGMSGGSKALVAELAAMQEVGVDHIGLHFRRNQRPLSETFMAIASDVLPMFHGQQPLID, from the coding sequence ATGAGCATCAATACCCTCACTCAAGGCGGCTTTTCCATCGGCGTTGAGCTGCCACTGGACAACGACTGGACACCTCAAGGTGAAGCCAACCGCCTGGCCGCCGGCCGCAAACCGGGCGAGCCGGACATGAGCCAGCACCAGGCGCTGGTAAAACTGGCCGACCAACTGGGCTTTCGGGCCGCCTGGGTCAGAGACGTGCCCTTGTACGACCCAGCCTTTGGCGACGCCGCCCAGGTGTTTGAAATCTTCAGCTACCTTGGTTACCTGGCCGGCGTTACCCAGAACATTTTGCTGGGTACGGCGGCGGTGGTGTTGCCGCTGCGCCAATCCTGGCTGGTCAGAAAGGCTGCCGCCTCAGTACAAGCCCTTAGCCACAACCGCCTGCTGCTGGGGGTGGCAAGTGGCGACAGGCCGGCCGAATACCCCCTTTTTGGTGAAGATTTTGCCAGCCGAGGTAAGGCCTTTCGCGAAAGCGTGGCGGTGCTGCAAGGGGAGCGGGACCACCAACTCGCCCCCGGCCAGGCCATCTTGCCCAAAACCCCGCAGCCGCCGCTGCTGGTGGCCGGTTTTGCCCAGCAATCGCTGCAATGGGTGGCGGACAACATCCAGGGTCTTTTGGCCTACCCCGGCACCCCAAGCGACCACAAGCGCCGGGTTGCCCAGTGGCGCCAATTGGCTGGCAGCAAGCCCTATGTGAGCTTTATCCACTTGGATCTGTTGGCCGACAAAAACGCGCCTTTAAAGCGCCATCACTTTGGCATGAGCGGTGGCAGCAAGGCATTGGTGGCGGAGCTTGCCGCCATGCAGGAGGTGGGCGTGGACCATATCGGCCTGCACTTTCGCCGCAACCAGCGGCCCCTTAGCGAAACCTTTATGGCGATCGCCAGCGACGTGCTGCCAATGTTTCATGGCCAGCAGCCATTAATCGATTAA
- a CDS encoding LysR family transcriptional regulator, translating to MKTRSDNLAVLLAVVDSGSFSRAAEQLDVQVATVSKAVSRIEAELGTTLLARTTRRLELTEEGRHFVERVRQGLKLLEEAEEELDASQGKPRGRLRVDAASPFVLHQIVPIVSEFRAEFPAIELELTSSDGIIDLLEKRTDLAIRIGGLSDSSLHARALGQSPLHLVASPAYLAKRGVPQYPSELGQHQLLGFVSPASLNRWPLPGKPQVEPAIRVSSGETLRQLALAGNGIACLSNFMVAADLRAGTLVKVLAQHQVDQPERQGVNAVYYRNSGLSKRIQAFLDFLQPRLSL from the coding sequence ATGAAAACCCGTTCCGACAACCTTGCGGTGCTGCTGGCGGTGGTGGACAGCGGCAGTTTCTCTCGGGCCGCCGAGCAGCTGGACGTGCAGGTAGCCACCGTGTCCAAGGCGGTCAGCCGCATCGAGGCGGAACTGGGCACCACCTTGCTGGCCCGCACCACCCGCCGCCTGGAGCTGACCGAAGAGGGCCGCCACTTTGTGGAGCGTGTGCGCCAGGGTTTGAAATTATTAGAAGAAGCCGAAGAGGAACTGGACGCCAGCCAAGGCAAACCTCGGGGGCGGCTGCGGGTGGATGCGGCCAGCCCCTTTGTGCTGCACCAGATAGTGCCCATTGTCAGCGAGTTTCGGGCCGAGTTTCCGGCCATCGAGCTGGAACTGACCAGCAGCGACGGCATCATCGACCTTTTGGAAAAGCGCACCGACTTGGCCATTCGTATCGGCGGCCTGAGTGATTCGAGCCTGCATGCCCGCGCCCTTGGCCAAAGCCCGCTGCATCTGGTGGCAAGCCCGGCCTATCTCGCCAAACGCGGGGTGCCCCAGTACCCTTCAGAGCTTGGCCAGCATCAGTTGCTGGGGTTCGTGAGCCCGGCTAGCCTCAACCGCTGGCCGCTGCCGGGTAAACCCCAGGTAGAGCCTGCTATTAGGGTGTCTAGCGGCGAAACCCTGCGCCAGTTGGCCCTGGCTGGCAACGGCATTGCCTGCCTGTCCAACTTTATGGTGGCGGCTGATTTGAGAGCTGGGACCCTGGTTAAAGTGCTGGCTCAGCATCAGGTTGACCAACCGGAGCGCCAGGGCGTCAACGCGGTGTATTACCGCAACAGTGGTCTTTCTAAACGTATCCAGGCGTTTTTGGATTTTCTGCAGCCCAGGCTCAGCCTTTAG
- a CDS encoding ATP-binding cassette domain-containing protein — MSAVRFDKLSKAFGGRAALKGLSASIAAGRLTGLVGPDGAGKTTLLRLMAGLLAPSSGALEVAGREPLAAADLATVVGYMPQRFGLYEDLSVIENLNLYADLKSLPPQSRQADIAKLLSFTQLAPFTARLAGKLSGGMKQKLGLACALMGSPKVLLLDEPGVGVDPVSRQELWRMVKALTDDGMAVLWATAYLDEAERCEDVLLLSEGELIFQGPPARLTGRLEGRCVRLSKTGEDKRQLLARALAMPAVRDGVIEGEALRLVLAEGQTAEALSDLGGTLSPVAPRFEDAFVDLLGGGPGGHSALADTFSPLPRQEAPVVQCEHLCRRFGDFVATADSTFAVRQGEIFGLLGPNGAGKSTTFKMLCGLLKPSAGTARVLGIDLARAPSAAKSQLGYMAQKFSLYGLLSVAQNLRFSAGVYGLAGKAAAKRIDEMVDCFSLAPLLGSAPDALSLGFKQRLALACALMHSPPILFLDEPTSGVDPLTRREFWTHINGLVRKGVTVLVTTHFMDEAEYCDRVALMHRGNIIALGSPDQLRQQAGSDSMEAAFIKLIEEAEAC; from the coding sequence ATGAGCGCCGTCCGCTTTGACAAGCTAAGCAAGGCCTTTGGCGGCAGGGCCGCCTTGAAGGGTTTGTCGGCAAGCATTGCCGCCGGCCGCCTGACCGGCCTGGTGGGCCCCGACGGCGCCGGCAAAACCACCTTGCTGCGGCTGATGGCAGGGCTGCTGGCCCCCAGCAGCGGCGCCTTGGAGGTGGCAGGCCGGGAGCCGCTGGCAGCTGCCGACCTGGCAACTGTGGTGGGCTACATGCCCCAGCGCTTTGGCCTTTACGAGGATTTATCGGTTATCGAGAACCTCAATCTCTATGCCGACCTCAAATCCCTGCCGCCCCAAAGCCGCCAGGCCGATATCGCCAAGCTGCTGAGCTTTACCCAACTGGCGCCCTTTACCGCACGCCTGGCCGGCAAGCTCTCCGGCGGCATGAAACAAAAGCTGGGGCTGGCCTGCGCCCTGATGGGTAGCCCCAAGGTGTTGCTGCTGGACGAACCCGGGGTTGGGGTCGACCCGGTGAGCCGCCAGGAACTGTGGCGGATGGTCAAGGCGCTCACCGACGACGGCATGGCGGTGCTGTGGGCGACGGCTTATCTCGACGAAGCCGAGCGCTGTGAAGACGTGCTGCTGCTAAGCGAAGGCGAGCTGATATTCCAGGGGCCGCCGGCCCGCCTTACTGGCCGCCTTGAAGGGCGCTGCGTTCGGCTAAGCAAAACCGGCGAGGACAAACGCCAGCTACTGGCCCGCGCCCTGGCAATGCCGGCGGTGCGGGACGGGGTTATCGAAGGCGAAGCGCTGCGCCTGGTGCTGGCCGAAGGGCAGACCGCCGAGGCGCTTAGCGACCTTGGCGGCACCTTAAGCCCGGTGGCGCCACGCTTTGAAGATGCCTTTGTGGATTTGCTGGGGGGCGGCCCCGGCGGCCATTCGGCCCTGGCCGACACCTTTTCGCCCCTGCCACGCCAAGAGGCGCCGGTGGTGCAGTGCGAGCACCTTTGCCGCCGCTTTGGCGATTTCGTGGCCACCGCCGACAGCACCTTTGCGGTGCGCCAGGGGGAAATTTTTGGCCTACTGGGCCCCAACGGCGCCGGCAAATCCACCACCTTCAAGATGCTGTGCGGGCTGTTAAAACCCAGCGCCGGCACCGCCCGGGTGCTGGGCATCGACCTCGCCCGCGCCCCCAGCGCCGCCAAAAGCCAGCTCGGCTATATGGCCCAGAAATTCTCCCTGTACGGTTTGTTGTCGGTGGCCCAGAACCTGCGTTTTAGCGCCGGGGTCTATGGCCTTGCCGGTAAGGCGGCCGCCAAACGCATCGACGAGATGGTGGACTGCTTTTCACTGGCACCGCTCCTTGGCAGCGCTCCTGACGCCCTGTCGCTAGGGTTCAAGCAGCGCCTGGCGCTGGCCTGCGCCTTGATGCACAGCCCGCCCATTCTGTTTTTAGACGAACCCACCTCGGGGGTCGACCCTTTGACCCGCCGCGAATTCTGGACCCACATCAACGGCCTGGTGCGAAAAGGGGTAACGGTGCTGGTAACCACCCATTTCATGGACGAAGCCGAATACTGCGACCGGGTAGCCTTGATGCACCGTGGCAACATCATCGCCCTTGGTAGCCCCGACCAGCTTCGCCAGCAGGCCGGTAGCGATTCGATGGAAGCGGCCTTTATCAAGCTTATCGAGGAGGCCGAGGCATGCTGA
- a CDS encoding TDT family transporter: MRDLTRFAGAPTPMAGLALGIGSLGWSWENMGIFDGKAQALGAAIAGVLLLVLAVKFLLHPHLLKDDLAHPVVGSVVPTFAMATMVVSKAIGGQLGSGLWLFAVALHLVFLATFAWHRARDFKLHHMVPSWFVPPVGIIVADVASPGGALAPLAHGLLWFGIACYALMLPVMLYRLIFAAEVPDAAKPTIAILAAPASLSLAGYLTVVAHPSPLLVDLLLGIAVLMTAIIYLAFAKLLRLPFSPGYAAFTFPMVIGATALFKVVHLFAAWGIDSTSIAQLTFLAELELWVATVIVSYVALRYALFFSPLRRAHLAA; the protein is encoded by the coding sequence ATGCGTGACTTAACCCGTTTTGCCGGCGCCCCCACCCCCATGGCCGGCCTTGCCCTTGGTATTGGCAGCCTCGGCTGGAGCTGGGAGAACATGGGCATTTTCGATGGCAAGGCCCAGGCCCTGGGCGCCGCCATTGCCGGCGTGCTGCTGCTGGTGCTGGCCGTTAAATTCCTGCTGCACCCGCACCTGTTGAAAGACGATTTGGCCCACCCGGTGGTAGGCAGTGTGGTGCCCACCTTCGCCATGGCGACCATGGTGGTGTCTAAAGCCATTGGCGGCCAGTTAGGCAGCGGCCTGTGGCTCTTTGCCGTGGCGCTGCATCTGGTGTTTTTGGCCACCTTTGCCTGGCACCGGGCCAGGGATTTTAAACTGCACCACATGGTGCCCAGCTGGTTCGTACCGCCGGTGGGGATTATCGTTGCCGACGTAGCCAGCCCTGGCGGCGCCCTGGCGCCCTTGGCGCACGGCCTGCTGTGGTTTGGTATCGCTTGTTATGCCCTGATGCTGCCGGTGATGCTGTACCGGCTTATTTTCGCCGCCGAAGTGCCGGATGCCGCCAAGCCCACTATTGCTATTCTGGCGGCCCCTGCCAGCCTGTCTCTGGCCGGCTACCTGACCGTGGTGGCCCATCCTTCACCACTGCTGGTGGACCTGCTGCTGGGCATTGCGGTGCTGATGACCGCCATCATCTACCTGGCCTTTGCCAAGCTGCTGCGCCTGCCCTTTAGCCCCGGCTACGCCGCCTTCACCTTCCCCATGGTGATTGGCGCCACCGCGCTCTTTAAGGTGGTGCACCTGTTTGCCGCCTGGGGGATCGACAGCACCTCAATCGCCCAGCTCACCTTCCTGGCGGAACTGGAGCTGTGGGTAGCGACGGTGATAGTGAGCTACGTGGCGCTGCGTTACGCACTCTTCTTCAGCCCCCTTCGCCGAGCGCATCTTGCTGCTTGA
- a CDS encoding ABC transporter permease, which produces MLSGKRLWALVVKESRQVLRDPAAILIAFVLPVVLLFLFAYAVSLDISHIRLGVVRESDSAKAQALSSAFSASRYFDVLLLRDRRPAQALLNEGRIKGFVVIPADFDQRLARRRPPLVQVVTDGTQPNTANFVALYAEGVVSGWQGQSPATEVVPRVWYNTEVESRRFLVPGAIAIIMTMIGTLLTALVVAREWERGTMEALLATPARVVEILLGKLLPYFALGLLATLGSALLAIGVFDVPLRGSWLSLLALSAVFLIPALGQGLVISALAKNQFIAAQAALFSGFLPAFLLSGFLFEIDSMPAPIRWLTQLIPARYFIESLQTVFLVGDLWPLFLKDMAAMAGIGLLFFALARAKTRKSLEG; this is translated from the coding sequence ATGCTGAGCGGCAAACGGCTGTGGGCCTTGGTGGTAAAAGAAAGCCGGCAGGTACTGCGGGACCCGGCCGCCATCCTTATCGCCTTTGTGCTGCCGGTGGTGCTGCTGTTTTTGTTTGCCTATGCGGTGTCGCTGGACATCAGCCATATCCGCCTGGGAGTGGTGCGCGAAAGCGACAGCGCCAAGGCCCAGGCCTTGAGTAGCGCCTTTTCCGCCAGCCGTTACTTTGACGTGCTGCTGCTACGTGACCGCCGCCCGGCCCAGGCTCTGCTAAATGAAGGGCGCATCAAGGGCTTTGTGGTGATCCCCGCCGACTTTGACCAGCGCCTGGCCCGGCGCCGCCCGCCTTTGGTACAGGTGGTTACCGACGGCACCCAGCCCAACACCGCCAACTTTGTGGCCCTTTATGCCGAAGGGGTGGTGTCCGGCTGGCAAGGCCAGAGCCCCGCCACCGAGGTGGTGCCACGGGTCTGGTACAACACCGAGGTGGAGAGCCGCCGCTTTTTGGTACCGGGGGCCATCGCCATCATCATGACCATGATTGGCACCCTGCTCACCGCCCTGGTGGTGGCCCGGGAATGGGAGCGGGGCACCATGGAGGCGCTGCTGGCCACCCCGGCCCGGGTGGTGGAAATTTTGCTGGGTAAGCTGCTGCCCTACTTTGCCCTGGGGCTGCTGGCCACCTTGGGCTCGGCGCTGCTGGCCATAGGGGTGTTCGATGTGCCGCTGCGGGGCAGTTGGCTGAGCCTTTTGGCGCTATCGGCGGTGTTTTTAATTCCCGCCCTTGGCCAGGGGCTGGTGATCTCGGCGCTGGCCAAAAACCAGTTTATTGCCGCCCAGGCCGCCCTGTTCTCGGGTTTCTTGCCGGCCTTTTTGTTGTCGGGCTTTCTGTTTGAAATCGACTCCATGCCCGCCCCCATCCGCTGGCTGACCCAGCTTATTCCGGCCCGCTACTTTATCGAGTCGTTGCAGACGGTGTTTTTGGTGGGGGATTTGTGGCCGCTTTTTTTAAAAGACATGGCCGCCATGGCGGGCATCGGCCTGCTGTTTTTCGCCCTGGCCCGGGCCAAAACCCGTAAAAGCCTGGAGGGATGA
- a CDS encoding MFS transporter, whose protein sequence is MPIALLALTLSAFAIGTTEFVIVGLVPTIANDLGVTLPSAGLLVSLYALGVAIGAPVLTALTGRWNRKTVLLSVMALFVLGNLLAWQAPSYSSLIVARILTGLAHGVFFSIGSTIATSLVSKDKEASAIAIMFTGLTVALVTGVPLGTFIGQHLGWRTTFLVVSVLGLLALIGSALLVPKDLKQPAPAKLSSQLKVLTQPRLLLVYAMTAVGYGGTFVAFTYLAPILEQVSGFQSSAVGLIMLVYGVSVAVGNIWGGRLADRMGPIKALHIIFTALALVLLAFTFTAQSPVGAVLTVLLWGAFAFGNVPGLQVYVVQLAEKYTPHAVDVASGLNIAAFNVGIALGSIIGGTVIDSLNLMDTPWIGALIVVLALLLTRLSGFLDRRGEAQAL, encoded by the coding sequence ATGCCCATCGCCTTGCTGGCGCTCACCCTGAGCGCCTTTGCCATAGGCACCACCGAGTTCGTGATAGTCGGCCTGGTGCCCACCATCGCCAATGACCTTGGCGTTACCCTGCCCTCGGCCGGCCTTTTGGTCAGCCTCTATGCCCTGGGGGTGGCCATCGGCGCGCCGGTGCTAACCGCCCTGACCGGCCGCTGGAACCGCAAAACAGTGCTGCTGTCGGTGATGGCCCTCTTTGTGCTGGGCAACCTGTTGGCCTGGCAGGCCCCCAGTTATTCGAGCCTGATTGTGGCGCGGATACTGACCGGCCTTGCCCACGGGGTGTTCTTTTCCATCGGCTCGACCATCGCCACCAGCCTGGTCAGCAAGGACAAAGAAGCCAGCGCCATCGCCATCATGTTTACCGGCCTGACCGTGGCACTGGTTACCGGTGTGCCGCTGGGTACCTTTATCGGCCAGCATCTGGGGTGGCGCACCACCTTCCTGGTGGTATCGGTGCTTGGGCTATTGGCCCTTATCGGCAGCGCCTTGCTGGTGCCCAAAGACCTCAAGCAACCGGCTCCGGCCAAGCTTTCTTCGCAGCTCAAAGTGCTGACCCAGCCCCGGCTGCTGCTGGTGTACGCCATGACGGCGGTGGGTTACGGCGGCACCTTCGTGGCCTTTACCTACCTTGCCCCCATTTTGGAGCAGGTGTCTGGGTTCCAGTCCAGCGCTGTGGGTCTGATCATGCTGGTGTACGGGGTGTCGGTAGCCGTGGGCAACATCTGGGGCGGCCGCCTGGCCGACCGCATGGGCCCAATAAAAGCGCTGCACATCATCTTTACTGCTCTGGCGCTGGTGCTGCTGGCCTTCACCTTTACCGCCCAAAGCCCGGTGGGTGCGGTGCTGACCGTGCTGCTGTGGGGCGCCTTTGCCTTTGGCAACGTGCCCGGCTTGCAGGTGTACGTGGTGCAACTGGCCGAGAAATACACCCCTCACGCGGTAGACGTGGCCTCTGGCCTCAATATCGCCGCCTTTAACGTCGGCATTGCCCTTGGCTCCATCATCGGCGGCACCGTTATCGACAGCCTCAACCTGATGGATACCCCCTGGATAGGCGCCCTCATCGTGGTGCTGGCCCTGCTGCTGACCCGCTTGTCCGGCTTCTTGGACCGCCGTGGCGAAGCCCAAGCCCTTTAA
- the ribB gene encoding 3,4-dihydroxy-2-butanone-4-phosphate synthase produces MSQTNHTSLLAEFGSPIERVEAALAALQQGQGVLVVDDEDRENEGDLIFSTDHLTAAQMALMIRECSGIVCLCLTDAQANQLELPPMVAANNSKNQTAFTVTIEAKEGVTTGVSAADRVTTIKTAVAQGAKPEHLARPGHVFPLRAKAGGVLERRGHTEGTVDLMRLAGLTPAGVLCEVTLEDGTMARLPEIIAFGKKHAMPVLSIEDLVQYRLATQQQAV; encoded by the coding sequence ATGAGTCAGACCAACCACACGTCTTTGCTGGCCGAATTCGGCAGCCCCATCGAGCGCGTTGAAGCCGCCCTTGCCGCCTTGCAACAAGGCCAGGGGGTACTGGTGGTAGACGATGAAGATCGCGAAAACGAAGGCGACCTCATCTTTAGCACCGACCACCTCACCGCCGCCCAGATGGCACTGATGATCCGCGAGTGCTCCGGCATCGTTTGCCTGTGCCTTACCGACGCCCAGGCCAACCAACTGGAACTGCCGCCCATGGTGGCCGCCAACAACTCCAAGAACCAAACCGCCTTTACCGTGACCATCGAGGCCAAAGAAGGGGTGACCACCGGCGTTAGCGCTGCCGACCGGGTTACCACCATCAAGACCGCCGTCGCCCAGGGCGCCAAGCCCGAGCACCTGGCCCGCCCCGGCCATGTGTTTCCGCTGCGCGCCAAGGCGGGCGGCGTACTGGAGCGCCGCGGCCACACCGAAGGCACCGTCGATTTGATGCGCCTGGCGGGGCTGACCCCGGCCGGGGTCTTGTGTGAAGTCACCTTGGAAGACGGCACTATGGCCCGCCTGCCCGAAATCATCGCCTTTGGTAAAAAGCACGCCATGCCGGTGCTCAGCATCGAAGACTTAGTGCAATACCGCCTGGCCACCCAGCAACAAGCGGTATAA